The segment attttctttttgttttgtttttctttttctaccaCACAACTACTACTTCTTTATGCTGGCGTGAGGCATCATGGCTGTGATGACTGATGGGTTTTGATgactgctgcagccacagctttGTCTGAGCACGTGATTGAACTTGACTAAACCATGAGACAGGAAGGGAAGTAGACTTGTGGTTAGGAAAGAGAAGTGAGTCATActaatacagtgtgtgtgtgtgtgtgtgtgtgtgtgtgtgtgtgtgtgtgtgtgtgtgtgtgtgtgtgtgtgtgtgtgtgtgtgtgtgtgtgtgtgtgtgtgtgtgtgtgtgtgtgtgtgtgtgtgtgtgtgtgtgtgtgtgtgtgtgtgtgtgtgtgtgtgtgtgttgcaaacagtgaatgtgtgtatgtcatGTCCAGTCCAGCAAGAAAACGTCTGACCAAAGTTTTCCACGTAGTGAGAGAACATCTGACCTAAGAAACAAGGTCACGGGGAAGACTTGAGAAACAAAGTGTTAGATAGGAAATCCATTTTTTGGTGTGTGGACTTTCTTGTGACCAACACTTCTGATATTCCAGGTTCCTCCCTGCGTTATTGACTGCCATCCTGACCAATCATCTGGCCTGGGTGCCCACCGTCATGCCAAATGGGCAACCTCCGATCAAGATCTTCCTCGAGAAACACTCCTCGCAGAGCGTCGACATGCTGGCAAAGACGCACCCCTACAACCCGCTGTGGGCACAGCTCGGTgagacagtgaaacagaaacacacaaacacactgagcagAACGTTCCTTTTATTGTCTGTTAATGCACCTGGCTGGAGGGCAGTCCAAATATAGCACCTGTGCTGATCCTCGTCTTGGCTGAAGGTGCAACACATCCCAACTTGCTGGTATTCATCGTTACAGCAGGAAGACAAGTTAGGACTGAACTTTCTTCTCAATATCAAACTCTGTTGAGTCTTTATTAGCAAGTCAAGGGCTTCCATTGTGATATGTTCATTTTTCCTGTAGTTAGGTTTAAATCCTCTCACattaaaatttacatttgttaGTTGTAACAAATATGTTCAATTAAACAACAGTGTGAAAGTTTTATACTTTCTCCATCTTCGATGTTAAACTGTTCTTAGTTGTCTCTGTGTCATAAGAAACGCAGCCATCATGTTCTGTGGAGCAGCATGTGGAAAACCACAGAtacagttttataaaaagaGCTGATAGACAGCTGATGTGTGAATAGATGTCGATGATTTATTGGCCCGTTTAGCAAGGAATGAtctttaaatacacagaaatccTAAACAGTACGCTGAGTAGTCCACATAGTTTAACTTCAGATGACCTGGGAAACTTTAAGAAAGTAAGTAAATGGGGACACCTAGTGTTCATAACTGAGAACTGGAAATTgatttgtgaaaaataaattaaaggagTGTAATTGAACATATCTGTAAATCCAGCATCATCGTTCTCACTCagcatgaaaatacaaatattatcaATCATATGAAGAGTTGTATGAACAAATACATGTTAAAGGAACTAGATCGTCCAGGACCTGGTTCAGTTGTGctgtttcttctgtgtgtaGGGGACCTGTACGGGGCCATTGGGTCACCAGTGCGGCTATCGAGGACCGTGGTGGTTGGCCGCAGACAGGAGCTGGTCCAGAGACTCCTCTACGTCCTCACCTACTTCATCCGCTGTTCTGAACTGCTGGAGACCCACATGCTGGACAGTGCTGAGGACGAGGCCATCGTCATGCCTGGTTCCCTCATCACCACCTCCCTAAGGaaaggggaggtggaggagtcGGAATATGTCCTGGTTACCGTCCACAAACCAAGTGGAGACTACTTATCTCAGGCTGCTCATGAccgtcacacagagacagaggacagtaGCTGTCCCTCCGACAACAGCCTCCAGAGCAGCACGTACACAGATGCTGAGGCGGAGCACGGCACCGGGGATACACCCAAAGAGGAAGACGAGgacgaggaagaagaggacAGCAGTGAGAGTCAAGGGTCCAGGAGCAGTGTGCTTCAGACGGGACACAATCGGGGCATAATTCCTGTTATCAGGATGGTAGAAGCAGCAGAACCTGGGGAGCTGCAGAGGGAGACTAGCAGCCCAGTGGGCACAGAGGCCCGACTGGAGACGGTGCTGCGTGTTGGCTCAGCCTCCCCCAGGGAGCAGGTCTGTGTGCTGGATACGGAGACCAAGTGTGACCTGAACATCAGCGCACCGCCCACACCCACAGCACTTGCGTCAAGTCTCTTTCCGGTTTCTGTCCCCAGAGAGATTGGGATGGATTCAGGGATGGGGAACCAGGCCATCAAGGTGCTGGCTCCGCGGCTGATGGGGAACCAGCTGgagaagaaacctccagatAAGAACCTCGCTGCTGCAGTGCCAGTACCAGTGACACCAGGAAACACGATGTCGGGGCCGATGGTTTTAACTCTAACAGAAGAAGGTGAGCCAGCGACAAAAGTCACTTTCCTCATCGGAGACTCCATGTCTCCTGAGTCGGACACGGAGAGCCGTGGAaagaagatggaggaggagatcaAAAAGCACAAGCAGCAGCTTctacatcagcagcagcagcagcagcagcagcaacatctAGGGCAACATTATCTTCAGCAGCTGAAGGGCAGAGCCGATTCAAAGACCAGCAATATCAGTGCATCAGAGGACCAAACCAAACAGACCAAGGGGGCTCCAGCCCTGCAGCGGGTGTCCAGTAGGATGCCCAAGTGGAGCTCAAACTGTATGGACGATTTTGATGAGTATTTCAGCCTAGAGAATCCTGTGGAGACTCGGACTATAGACGATGTGGCCAAACAGGAGGCCAGCACTATAGACAGTATGCACAAAGACTTGCTGGATCCCTCGGGGGTCCCCCAGTCTGGTGACTTGGGAGGTCATAGCTTACAGGGTACAGTCAGGGGTCAGGTTGGGGGTCACTGTTTAGGCTCAGGTAATGGAGAGGTGGGGTCCAGTAGGAAGGAAGACACACTGCTGGATAGGCAGACAAGGTGCAGGTGTGGGTCCACAGACTCCTCtgacacctgctgctgctgccagagcTGTTCTGCTGAGCAGGACAAGGGTCTGGTGTTGTCAGTCCCAGTACCGCGGGATGGAAGCAGCAGCAAAGAGGACCAAAAGTGTAAAGTGGTTCCTGTGAACGACTGGGAGATCCCGCGCAACGAGAGCTCGGACAGCGCTCTGGGAGACAGTGAGAGTGAGGAGACCGAGGACTGGCAGGAGGAGGTGCTGGTGCCCTTCCCGGGGTGAGTCGAGGATCCGTACGttgtttctgctctgtgcaCAGTGACGCGCCACAGCTTTGATTTAAATGATACCAATATTAATTCAacctgatatttttaaaaacagaaatcaaagttgttatttaatgtgtttgattttcagAGCAAAGTTAGTGGAGAACTACTCGAAACCAATTATTGCCAACTTTGGCCGGTCTCTGTTTGGAGGCTACTGCCCCACCTACGTGCCAGACTTTGTACTGCAGGGGATGCCCAGCGACGAGAAGCTACGGCAGAGTCTCATGCCAGAATTAACCCACGCAGTTCAGGTAGCACTGGTCACATTGGGTTTCATATCAATGACTATTGTCTCCAACTAGTTTCATGAAGTAACAGttatcatttttgtttatttcagataTATAACgtatatttagatttagatttaggggcgtgcatgtttttcttttctgtatgtgtCTTTGGCCTAAACGAGTTTGTCCTGTGTAGCATCCGGTACTGGACGAGCCCATAGCGGAGGCCGTCTGCATTATAGCAGACACAGACAAGTGGACGGTGCAGGTGGCCAGCAGTCAGAGACGAGCCACAGACGTCAACAAGCTGGGGAAGGAGGTCCTGGTGTCCAGCCTGGTCTCCAGCTTACTGCAGTCCACTTACCAGCTCTACAAACTCAACCTCTCCCCCAACTTTGTAGGTGGTTTGTTGTACCCACTGATTGTCTGTGTGTCCGTGAGAATCGGGCCGTTGAATTGTGCTTTACTAACCACGTTatcgtctctctctccttcttagTGTATAATGCACCTTGAGGATCGTCTGCAGGAAATTTACTTCAAGAGTAAGATGCTTGCTGAGTATTTGAAGGGCCAGACGAGAGTCCACGTGAAAGAACTGGGCATGGTCTTAGGGTGAGCAGTTAGGGTTAATTCTCACTTCGCACTTTCAGTCTGTGAACAAGTCGACGTCGAGCGCTCTGAcaacatttctttccttttaagTTTAAGCACATTAAAATCTTTTATGTTGCTGTCTTTGCAGAATCGAGTCCAGCGACCTTCCCCTGTTAGCCGCAGTAGCCAGCACTCACTCCCCCTATGTGGCTCAGATCCTACTATGAGACTGTAATGATCCCAAACCGCCTCAGGAACCCAGTCAGACCACAGCGGCGCCACCTTGGCCCTAAACACGGCCGACCGTGCTCTGCAGCGGGCACCTGGCGTGGTTTCCCGCCCTGTGTGCCCGGGCTGAGCGAGCTCTTGGTCCTGAGCCTGAGGAGTACGCGTCTTTTCGGACCACGTCCACAGCCCACACCTGGTCtcactactgctgctgctgaatctGGTGCAATGTTGATGTTGTTCCACATGGGGGGGCTAGAGACCACAGTCCCACAGATGGAGCGAGGCTCAGCGGGCGACCGAAGCGTCCCTCAAACGACCTCCTCCTGTTGtttgaatgtttctttttaaaacagctCTCTCTTATTTTTGGACACAGAAGAAGCCAAAGACTTTACTCATTTTTCAAGTGGAGAATGAAACGTCGCTACAGTAAAttaactcttttcttttttcttgtacAATCTTAAACTTCGTCGTTTGATGCGACAGACGACAGGTTGATAggaaactgaacattttaaaacttcaCTCTGAGTTAAATATATTTGAGAACAGTATCAGTCTCATGCcaattacattattttgtcttcatgtttttgtttacaaGCCAAAATGTCCCTCAGATATCTCCatgacttattattattattattattattattattaatattattttgtcaaattgCGTTGCACATTGGACTTTAAAGCTTCTTGTTTGGCTGTAACTGATGCACACCGTGATTTTTCTTTTCGTTCTACAAACTGGTTTTGAAATGGCTAAAAGTGACTTTGACATTCTTTTCAAAGGTACAGCACTACCTCAGATCTTCTTATGGGCCGTAGATGACACTCATTTACAGCTGCCCCGTAGAAAACCCTGAGGTAAAGTTTTTAAGCTATTTTAATCAGAATGTCGGTGTCAACTGTGTGCAGACTCTATGCTGTGTTCTTTGATAAAGGGAAGACTGTTTAATTCCTTATGACGGAGAAGATGGGAGAAAAAGGTATTTTTGCATCAGTGTGATTGCGAAGGGTCCCTTTCTACTGTGGAAAAGCTAAACCAGGCACCAcctacatatattttaaaaccaaaatgctGAAATATTTTCACACTTTTGTAGCTTCGCCACCTTTATACGATGTTTACGGCTTTGACGTTTGCTGCGGAAAGAGGAGTAGGGCAACGCAGTAGGCCTTCTAGTGGATCTGTATGTATCAGTTAACACTATTTTCCCACGTTTCTCAGACAAAATCCAAAAGTTTAATAACACACTTTTATCTTGACATTGGCAGATAAGTGATTTTGGCTGTTAATAGAAGCAGGGTGCGATTTGCTCGAGCTGGTTttccagcttcttttttttaaatttgcttaTTTGAAATCTTTGCTGAGCATGAAGTGAATCCTGCAGCAGCACGACCAACGACACATTCGTTCATTAGGTCATGATCAgtgcttttaattaattttcctTGTTTGAGGACAAAATAATGACCTCTTTACAGCACTTTACCACAGTAACTGTGCTTTTAACCCAGAAAATGTACCTTCATGGCAAAGAACGGGGACGAAGCCAGCAGTGTAACCCTGTGCATCTGACCGTCTGTCAAATCAAATCGCACCCTGACGACTGTAGAACCCGAGTCTTAATGGAGAAGTGACACGAGCCCACCGTGTGCTACTGGAGAGCTCCCTTTGCTGATAAATTGATATATACATGCTTGATACTGTATAGAAGTTGCTTCGCTATCGGCCTACATTTTGTACAAGCCCGCTATTATGTTTAAAAGGTCTGAATTTATATCTGCTTTTCCCTCTTTGtatatgaataaattatttagtTGCCTACGGTATGTGTATCGGTTCATGTAAACTGTACATACTCAGTTTATTTCCATGTATTTGTACAGAATGTCCTTTTAAAAACTGTCTCCACAAATTATTTTTTCCCAATTTTATGGGAATGTTGTGCAATAAAGATGCTGATGTTGAGATTTCTTTGTGTGGATGTTTCATGTTAGAGGATGAAAAGCAAACTGCACAGTAGCTATAAATCAGTGCTAACACCACACCACTCCAGCACCTGGGTTTCAGAATACAGGTGGTTTGCATATTTTACTCACCTTTGTCTTTGCCATCCCGACTCCACCCCCACGTCACCTCTTGGCGGCACTAGAGGAAAAGGAAAACGAGCACACATCAGTTATGCAATAAAGAAAGGAGCGTCCAGGCTGATGAACCACACTGATAAGAACCGTGAACGCACCTCCTGTCAGTGAGAACAGGACTTTAAACGCACcttcttcacatttatttgatttgatttatttaaagaagaatatttatttttaaaatcatgaaaCCAGAACCACCACAGGAGcgttttttatttgatttgcaGCTTTTGAAACAACctgatttactgtaaaataaaacctcGAAAACAGGACGTGACgtttaattttctgtctttcagtgaacttgtacttttacttgtacttgtacttgtacttgtacttgtacttgtacttttagAAGTTCTGCATTAATCGGATTAATACACTGATATCAatctgtgctgcattcaggggcTCTTTTCACAGCTCGTTAATTTGAGTATCATATCAATGACTGCCACTCTGTTAACTTTATCTAACAAACACTAAATagtttataaataataaaaataaaattcacatttgtACAGTTCAAAACATGCAGGAGTTTTACTGCCACAGCTAAATTGGTCTGACACCAGTAGCTCATGTTGGTTAATTATAGCAAACCTTTAGTGTAGTTTTACTAAAGCATCAAGAAGTTAAAGATAATCTAGATGAAAATGTGTTCGCTCTACTAAAATGATGCTTTTTATCTCTTGCaaatacaaaactaacaaaGAAACATGCACTTTATTCAATATTATACAGGAATTTAGGGGAATCAGATACAGTTTGctcataaatataaataaataaatgtatgtaaaaagtTCATTCAACTTAAAAAATTCACTTCATAATAGTTGTTATAAACAATAGTTGTTATAAATCTCATAAAATACCTTTTATTAAAGTTCATTTGacagctttttaaaagcaaattgaacaaatgtggaaaaacacaaaaacgtTTGTGAATCAAATTAGTAGCAGTAacaattataacaataataattaaaaacaaaaagagaaaggagcATATCTCCacattaaagagaaataaacataaaaagcGACAcgttttcttctttcctctgtggCAGCTCATATATTCCGACAGCCCGTGAACGCAGCTCCGTGTCGTCGACTCTTTCTGCAGGAGGACGGATCCGAACCTGAACTCCTGGATCTGAACTCCTGGATCTGAACTGACGTTTGAACAAGAgctggatttttattttaagccaACATGAACGTGATTCAACAAAACACGTCGCGGGATTTGAACTTTTTGTCTCACTTCAGCGGCGTCTTGTGTTTTTCGGACTGAGACTCGGGgagtttgttttcctctcccGGACAGGAAGGAGCTCCGAGTCGAGCTCGACGGGGGACACGATCCGCGGGGATGTGAGCTTGTTCGACCGGCGAAAGAGCAGCTAGGAGCGAAGAGAGAGCCcctgaagaggaggaagtgaaaaTCCCGGGGTGCTGGTATGAAAATGACCGGAGCCATGGAAACTTCTTTCAAACTGGCTTTGAAGAAACCGCCTCCGCTGCGGACGGCAGAGGTAAACAAAACGAACGCTGCTTTAATTAGCATCAGCCTGCTAATGTTAGCCAAAATCAAACAGCTGTCTGCGGAGTTGGAGTGAAACAATGAGCTGGTTCACATTCACCTGTGTGCAGCGGTAAAACAGTGGTTGAGTGCGTTTAATAAACAGACT is part of the Anabas testudineus chromosome 14, fAnaTes1.2, whole genome shotgun sequence genome and harbors:
- the fnip1 gene encoding folliculin-interacting protein 1 isoform X2, coding for MPPTLFQKLFNKRNAISSPPPRCSKEDPAFSWPLPQLEPSQIRLIVYQDCERRGRNVLFDSNTKKRGTDETSMTSTEGQVKMFGKCCQLRSTGGSSSSLDSSSSCTSESKETKEQGLRFQGSRCSSDVVMLGEMMFGSVAMSYKGSTLKIHQIRSPPQLMLSKVFTARTGSSVYGSLNTLQDSLEFIGQDSNTLRPDHTGPSSLLGNIGHSHPMDMPGRGLYDERDSGIARSASLSSLLITPFPSPGSSLTSSCASSYQRRWLRSQTTSLENAVFPRWSVEESFNMSDESAGPSLGVARKKKIAIGVIFMLSPNPEENNRFQDFFFSHFPLFESHMNKLKSAIEQAMKMSRRSADASQRALAYSRMVDGLNEFRMTICNLYTMPRVAEPVWLTMMSGASEKNQLCGQFMRELSLLMEQASKNQFLPALLTAILTNHLAWVPTVMPNGQPPIKIFLEKHSSQSVDMLAKTHPYNPLWAQLGDLYGAIGSPVRLSRTVVVGRRQELVQRLLYVLTYFIRCSELLETHMLDSAEDEAIVMPGSLITTSLRKGEVEESEYVLVTVHKPSGDYLSQAAHDRHTETEDSSCPSDNSLQSSTYTDAEAEHGTGDTPKEEDEDEEEEDSSESQGSRSSVLQTGHNRGIIPVIRMVEAAEPGELQRETSSPVGTEARLETVLRVGSASPREQVCVLDTETKCDLNISAPPTPTALASSLFPVSVPREIGMDSGMGNQAIKVLAPRLMGNQLEKKPPDKNLAAAVPVPVTPGNTMSGPMVLTLTEEGEPATKVTFLIGDSMSPESDTESRGKKMEEEIKKHKQQLLHQQQQQQQQQHLGQHYLQQLKGRADSKTSNISASEDQTKQTKGAPALQRVSSRMPKWSSNCMDDFDEYFSLENPVETRTIDDVAKQEASTIDSMHKDLLDPSGVPQSGDLGGHSLQGTVRGQVGGHCLGSGNGEVGSSRKEDTLLDRQTRCRCGSTDSSDTCCCCQSCSAEQDKGLVLSVPVPRDGSSSKEDQKCKVVPVNDWEIPRNESSDSALGDSESEETEDWQEEVLVPFPGAKLVENYSKPIIANFGRSLFGGYCPTYVPDFVLQGMPSDEKLRQSLMPELTHAVQHPVLDEPIAEAVCIIADTDKWTVQVASSQRRATDVNKLGKEVLVSSLVSSLLQSTYQLYKLNLSPNFCIMHLEDRLQEIYFKSKMLAEYLKGQTRVHVKELGMVLGIESSDLPLLAAVASTHSPYVAQILL
- the fnip1 gene encoding folliculin-interacting protein 1 isoform X1 translates to MPPTLFQKLFNKRNAISSPPPRCSKEDPAFSWPLPQLEPSQIRLIVYQDCERRGRNVLFDSNTKKRGTDETSMTSTEGQVKMFGKCCQLRSTGGSSSSLDSSSSCTSESKETKEQGLRFQGSRCSSDVVMLGEMMFGSVAMSYKGSTLKIHQIRSPPQLMLSKVFTARTGSSVYGSLNTLQDSLEFIGQDSNTLRPDHTGPSSLLGNIGFSQLCSPRRAFSEQGPLRLIKSASFFSGHSHPMDMPGRGLYDERDSGIARSASLSSLLITPFPSPGSSLTSSCASSYQRRWLRSQTTSLENAVFPRWSVEESFNMSDESAGPSLGVARKKKIAIGVIFMLSPNPEENNRFQDFFFSHFPLFESHMNKLKSAIEQAMKMSRRSADASQRALAYSRMVDGLNEFRMTICNLYTMPRVAEPVWLTMMSGASEKNQLCGQFMRELSLLMEQASKNQFLPALLTAILTNHLAWVPTVMPNGQPPIKIFLEKHSSQSVDMLAKTHPYNPLWAQLGDLYGAIGSPVRLSRTVVVGRRQELVQRLLYVLTYFIRCSELLETHMLDSAEDEAIVMPGSLITTSLRKGEVEESEYVLVTVHKPSGDYLSQAAHDRHTETEDSSCPSDNSLQSSTYTDAEAEHGTGDTPKEEDEDEEEEDSSESQGSRSSVLQTGHNRGIIPVIRMVEAAEPGELQRETSSPVGTEARLETVLRVGSASPREQVCVLDTETKCDLNISAPPTPTALASSLFPVSVPREIGMDSGMGNQAIKVLAPRLMGNQLEKKPPDKNLAAAVPVPVTPGNTMSGPMVLTLTEEGEPATKVTFLIGDSMSPESDTESRGKKMEEEIKKHKQQLLHQQQQQQQQQHLGQHYLQQLKGRADSKTSNISASEDQTKQTKGAPALQRVSSRMPKWSSNCMDDFDEYFSLENPVETRTIDDVAKQEASTIDSMHKDLLDPSGVPQSGDLGGHSLQGTVRGQVGGHCLGSGNGEVGSSRKEDTLLDRQTRCRCGSTDSSDTCCCCQSCSAEQDKGLVLSVPVPRDGSSSKEDQKCKVVPVNDWEIPRNESSDSALGDSESEETEDWQEEVLVPFPGAKLVENYSKPIIANFGRSLFGGYCPTYVPDFVLQGMPSDEKLRQSLMPELTHAVQHPVLDEPIAEAVCIIADTDKWTVQVASSQRRATDVNKLGKEVLVSSLVSSLLQSTYQLYKLNLSPNFCIMHLEDRLQEIYFKSKMLAEYLKGQTRVHVKELGMVLGIESSDLPLLAAVASTHSPYVAQILL